The following are encoded in a window of uncultured Ilyobacter sp. genomic DNA:
- a CDS encoding LysO family transporter, producing the protein MRILLYLTIISIGYTLGSKNLFPEKFKHKLLVFQNCCLLFLLGTMGYKIGSNREIVQNIGNIGMKSLIISSFCIFFSVLFVKISCRSIVKEKLKEDSL; encoded by the coding sequence ATGCGTATACTTTTATATTTAACAATAATCTCAATAGGATACACTTTAGGAAGCAAAAACCTTTTTCCTGAAAAATTTAAGCACAAACTTTTGGTTTTTCAGAACTGCTGCCTACTTTTTTTATTGGGAACAATGGGTTATAAAATAGGCTCTAACAGGGAAATCGTTCAAAATATAGGTAATATCGGTATGAAGTCTCTTATAATTTCTTCCTTCTGCATTTTTTTCAGTGTTCTATTTGTAAAAATTTCATGCAGAAGCATTGTAAAAGAAAAATTAAAGGAGGACAGCTTATAA
- a CDS encoding lysine exporter LysO family protein — translation MFQITASTILGIISGIFFKNPLIIKNADHLIDIGLCLLLLFVGIEMGKNRNIFTELQKTGYKILILPIAIVAGTLTGAVLASFVTDLTIAESSAVGAGLGWYSLSAIELSKYSSELGSIAFLSNVFREVSALLFIPFISKYIGPHETIAAAGATSMDTLLPVITKSTSSNTAIISFFTGVILSSLVPLLVPLIIGFN, via the coding sequence ATGTTTCAGATAACTGCTTCTACTATATTAGGCATCATTTCAGGAATATTTTTTAAAAATCCTCTGATAATAAAAAATGCCGATCATCTTATCGACATAGGTCTCTGTTTACTGCTTTTATTTGTGGGAATAGAGATGGGCAAAAACAGGAATATTTTTACAGAACTGCAAAAGACCGGCTATAAAATACTTATTCTACCAATAGCCATCGTAGCAGGGACTCTTACAGGAGCTGTCTTGGCAAGTTTTGTCACTGATTTGACTATAGCCGAGAGTTCTGCCGTAGGTGCTGGACTCGGCTGGTACTCACTATCTGCTATCGAACTATCGAAGTACAGCTCTGAATTAGGAAGCATAGCCTTTCTTTCTAATGTTTTTAGAGAGGTTTCGGCACTGCTATTCATTCCTTTTATAAGTAAATATATAGGACCCCACGAAACAATCGCTGCTGCAGGAGCCACTTCTATGGATACTCTTCTTCCAGTCATCACAAAGAGTACCTCTTCAAACACGGCTATAATCTCTTTTTTTACCGGTGTTATATTAAGCTCTTTGGTTCCTTTACTGGTTCCTCTTATCATAGGTTTTAATTAA
- a CDS encoding Crp/Fnr family transcriptional regulator, translating to MMNEIYNKLMQTTLFNGIPLNEIEKKLSIRKYKIKKYKKGETVAFRGDEIDGLYINIKGELNPEMMKHSGETRKIGNLDEGEIIASAFIFGKKFEFPVDLLVEKDCEIFYISKEELMELMIDDKKILKNFLDEISNKAQFLSTKVWNAFNNKSINEKLINYILKNEKNGEFSFKPSLKDVANLFGVARPSLSRVIGEFVDEGILERTGRSRYRILDMDMLEEKREF from the coding sequence ATGATGAATGAAATTTATAATAAACTGATGCAAACTACTCTTTTTAATGGGATCCCATTAAATGAGATAGAGAAAAAGCTTTCTATAAGGAAGTATAAGATAAAAAAATATAAAAAAGGTGAGACAGTGGCCTTTAGAGGGGATGAGATAGACGGACTCTATATAAATATAAAGGGGGAACTGAATCCCGAGATGATGAAGCACTCTGGAGAGACTAGAAAAATAGGAAATTTAGACGAGGGAGAGATTATTGCCAGTGCCTTTATATTTGGAAAGAAGTTTGAATTTCCAGTGGACCTTCTGGTAGAGAAAGACTGTGAAATATTCTATATATCAAAAGAAGAGCTTATGGAGCTTATGATAGATGATAAGAAAATCCTTAAGAACTTTCTTGATGAGATAAGTAATAAGGCTCAGTTTCTTTCTACAAAGGTTTGGAATGCCTTCAATAATAAGAGTATAAACGAGAAACTTATAAATTACATTTTAAAGAATGAAAAAAACGGGGAGTTTTCATTCAAACCTTCTCTAAAGGATGTGGCCAATCTTTTTGGAGTGGCCAGGCCTTCTCTTTCTAGAGTTATAGGGGAGTTTGTAGATGAGGGGATACTAGAGCGTACAGGAAGGAGTAGATATAGAATATTGGATATGGATATGCTTGAGGAGAAAAGAGAGTTCTAA
- a CDS encoding ABC transporter substrate-binding protein, which produces MKYINEKMNLKEIIEKYPETIDFFTSKGFKDLDKAEVIEKVGKISLKMALSMKKLSSETFIEMLEEIISQNRDSADITLNESIKKDDGISVMGLLPCPVRIPLLEAMTEFQKENPEAVVNHELKAASQGLDWLKEDVIKANHPEKLADVFISAGFDLFFEEELMGKFKKDKIFKDITGINEYNKDFNNERISLKDPEGDYSMLAVVPAVFLVNKEELGDRPFPKSWKDLLDPAFEKSVSLPISDFDLFNAILISLYKEYGEEAVRKLGRSLLQNLHPSQMVKSDKMKVNKPVVTIMPYFFTKMIKEDGPMAAQWPEDGAAISPIFMLTKKEKEKDLKGLAEFFAGEKIGKILSHQGLFPSVNPVVENNLGDKKFMWVGWDYIYQNDIGAILKHCEEIFFQGAEEVK; this is translated from the coding sequence ATGAAATATATCAATGAAAAAATGAATTTAAAAGAGATAATAGAAAAGTATCCAGAAACTATAGATTTTTTTACATCAAAGGGATTTAAAGACCTAGACAAGGCTGAGGTAATAGAAAAAGTTGGGAAGATATCCCTCAAGATGGCTCTTTCCATGAAGAAACTCAGCAGCGAGACATTCATCGAGATGCTAGAAGAGATCATATCACAAAACAGGGATTCTGCAGATATCACCCTAAACGAGAGCATCAAAAAAGATGACGGAATAAGCGTGATGGGGCTTCTACCCTGTCCTGTAAGAATACCTCTTTTAGAGGCTATGACTGAATTCCAAAAAGAAAATCCAGAAGCAGTTGTAAATCACGAACTAAAAGCAGCTTCCCAAGGTCTTGACTGGCTGAAAGAAGATGTTATAAAGGCAAACCACCCAGAAAAATTAGCAGACGTATTTATCTCTGCAGGATTCGATCTCTTCTTCGAAGAGGAACTGATGGGTAAATTTAAAAAAGATAAAATATTTAAGGATATAACAGGGATAAATGAGTATAACAAAGATTTCAACAATGAAAGAATCTCACTAAAGGACCCAGAAGGCGACTACTCAATGCTTGCTGTTGTTCCAGCTGTTTTCCTTGTAAATAAAGAAGAACTCGGAGACAGACCTTTCCCGAAATCTTGGAAAGATCTTCTAGACCCTGCATTTGAAAAATCAGTGAGTCTTCCTATATCTGACTTTGACCTTTTTAACGCCATACTTATAAGCCTATATAAAGAATACGGAGAAGAAGCAGTGAGAAAACTCGGAAGATCTCTTCTTCAGAATCTCCATCCTTCTCAGATGGTAAAATCTGACAAGATGAAAGTAAACAAACCTGTAGTTACTATAATGCCTTACTTCTTTACGAAGATGATAAAAGAAGATGGACCTATGGCTGCTCAATGGCCGGAAGACGGAGCTGCAATCTCCCCCATATTTATGCTTACAAAGAAAGAGAAGGAAAAAGATCTAAAGGGACTTGCAGAGTTCTTTGCAGGAGAGAAAATAGGAAAAATCCTTTCTCACCAGGGTCTTTTCCCAAGTGTAAATCCGGTTGTAGAAAATAATCTTGGGGATAAAAAATTCATGTGGGTAGGATGGGACTACATCTACCAAAACGATATCGGGGCAATACTTAAGCATTGTGAAGAGATATTCTTCCAGGGTGCAGAGGAGGTAAAATAA
- a CDS encoding GTP-binding protein, producing MNLVTVSGPPSSGKTSLIIKTIDSLKQKGIKVGVVKFDCLYTDDDILYEKIGVPVKKGLSGSLCPDHYFVSNIEEVVQWGKKEGVDLLITESAGLCNRCSPYIQEIKAVCVIDNLSGINTPKKIGPMLKTADVVVITKGDIVSQAEREVFASRVNSVNPKAVTMHVNALTGQGAYEFAGLIYEKDEELDTLKGKKLRFSMPSALCSYCLGETRIGEEHQMGNVRKIDLEDKK from the coding sequence ATGAATTTAGTAACAGTATCTGGACCACCATCATCGGGAAAAACATCATTAATCATAAAAACAATCGACAGTTTGAAACAAAAGGGAATAAAAGTAGGGGTCGTAAAATTTGACTGCCTCTATACAGACGACGACATCCTATATGAAAAAATAGGTGTCCCTGTTAAAAAAGGACTTTCAGGTTCTCTCTGCCCGGATCACTACTTCGTAAGTAATATAGAAGAGGTAGTTCAGTGGGGAAAAAAAGAAGGCGTAGACCTTCTTATCACTGAAAGTGCGGGACTTTGTAACAGATGTTCTCCTTATATACAGGAGATCAAGGCTGTGTGTGTAATCGACAACCTGAGCGGTATAAATACTCCTAAAAAAATCGGACCTATGCTGAAAACTGCAGATGTGGTTGTAATCACAAAGGGAGATATCGTATCCCAGGCAGAGAGAGAGGTTTTCGCCTCTAGAGTAAACTCGGTAAATCCTAAGGCCGTAACTATGCATGTAAATGCACTTACAGGTCAGGGAGCCTACGAATTTGCAGGTCTTATATATGAAAAAGATGAAGAACTGGATACACTAAAAGGAAAGAAACTTAGATTCTCGATGCCTTCTGCTCTTTGCTCTTACTGTCTCGGTGAAACAAGAATCGGAGAGGAGCATCAGATGGGTAACGTCAGAAAAATAGATTTGGAGGATAAAAAATGA
- a CDS encoding ABC transporter ATP-binding protein, producing the protein MIEFLGIGENTINELTIIAGYNKHGEKESFKELTIKKGEIISIVGPTGSGKSRLLADIEWGAQGDTPTKRSILINGENIDKTSRFSSGNKLVAQLSQNMNFVMDLTVFEFLELHAKSRMVENEAEIIDKIFDKANELAGEKFKKDTPITSLSGGQSRALMIADTAILSTSPIVLIDEIENAGIDRKKALDLLVGEEKIVLMATHDPLLALMGDKRIVIKNGGIHDVMDIISEERDILHELTKLDNVIQGMREKLRHGHKLEL; encoded by the coding sequence ATGATAGAGTTTCTAGGTATAGGGGAAAATACAATAAACGAACTCACAATCATAGCGGGATACAACAAACACGGAGAGAAGGAGAGCTTTAAAGAGCTGACTATAAAAAAAGGCGAGATCATCTCCATAGTGGGTCCCACAGGTAGTGGAAAAAGCAGACTTCTCGCTGATATAGAGTGGGGAGCCCAGGGAGATACACCTACAAAAAGAAGCATCCTTATAAACGGAGAAAATATCGATAAAACTTCAAGATTCTCTTCTGGAAACAAACTTGTAGCCCAGCTGTCTCAAAACATGAACTTCGTAATGGACCTAACTGTATTTGAGTTCCTAGAGCTCCATGCCAAAAGTAGAATGGTGGAAAACGAAGCTGAAATAATAGATAAAATATTTGATAAAGCCAATGAACTTGCAGGGGAAAAATTTAAAAAAGATACCCCTATAACAAGTTTGAGCGGCGGACAGTCAAGAGCCCTTATGATAGCAGATACGGCTATCCTAAGTACTTCCCCTATCGTCCTCATAGATGAGATAGAAAATGCAGGAATAGACCGAAAGAAAGCCTTAGACCTGCTTGTGGGAGAAGAAAAAATAGTTCTCATGGCTACTCACGACCCTCTTTTAGCACTTATGGGCGACAAGAGAATCGTCATCAAAAACGGAGGAATCCATGATGTCATGGATATAATCTCAGAAGAGAGGGACATCCTTCACGAGCTTACAAAACTAGACAATGTCATACAGGGTATGAGAGAGAAACTGAGACACGGTCATAAACTGGAGCTTTAA
- the aroE gene encoding shikimate dehydrogenase, whose protein sequence is MKIKKFGLLGEKLSHSFSPEIHRLIFKELSIEAQYDLIELSKDEIPEIMDRIRVGEISGVNVTIPYKQEVMKYLDELSDEARSIGAVNTITMKNGKLMGFNTDYWGFRFTLEKMNLILEEKKSVVLGGGGSARAVIKSLLDLKSSVSLVSRSPEKAGKEFSDFKGLTTISYDELKNLKGELIVNTTPVGMYPNSGKSPVDQKIVENFSSAVDLIYNPEETLFLSYASSRENGLYMLVGQAVKAQEIWFDKRLENFDTIYKDTHSLVYKKL, encoded by the coding sequence ATGAAAATCAAAAAATTCGGCCTGCTGGGGGAAAAATTAAGCCACAGCTTTTCTCCGGAAATACACAGGCTTATATTCAAAGAGCTCAGTATAGAGGCTCAGTATGATTTGATAGAGTTGTCTAAAGATGAAATTCCTGAAATAATGGACAGGATAAGAGTCGGTGAAATAAGCGGGGTCAACGTAACAATCCCATACAAACAGGAGGTCATGAAATATCTTGATGAACTTTCTGATGAGGCTAGGAGTATAGGGGCTGTAAATACCATCACCATGAAGAACGGCAAGCTTATGGGATTCAACACAGACTATTGGGGATTTAGGTTCACTCTTGAAAAGATGAACTTGATATTAGAAGAAAAAAAATCTGTAGTTTTAGGGGGGGGGGGTTCTGCCAGAGCAGTTATCAAATCTCTGCTGGACCTAAAAAGCTCTGTCAGCTTGGTCTCAAGATCTCCTGAAAAGGCAGGGAAGGAGTTCTCTGACTTCAAAGGATTAACAACCATCTCCTATGATGAACTTAAAAATTTAAAAGGGGAGCTCATTGTCAATACGACTCCTGTGGGAATGTATCCAAACTCCGGAAAATCTCCGGTGGACCAAAAAATCGTGGAAAATTTTTCAAGTGCTGTAGATCTTATATACAATCCTGAAGAAACTCTTTTTCTGTCATATGCCAGCAGCAGAGAGAATGGACTGTATATGTTAGTTGGGCAGGCTGTAAAAGCACAGGAGATATGGTTTGATAAAAGATTAGAAAATTTTGATACTATATATAAGGATACGCACAGCCTAGTATACAAGAAACTATAA
- a CDS encoding dCMP deaminase family protein: protein MKKRREDYIGWDEYFMGIALLSAKRSKDPSTQVGACIVNKEKKIVGVGYNGFPKGCSDDNFPWDREGEFLETKYPFVMHAEQNAILNSIKKLSDCTVYVGLFPCHECAKSIIQSGIKEVVFLSDKYDGTDSNKASKMMFDSSGVVYRKLNLSEIKIEISFKEEDI from the coding sequence GTGAAAAAAAGAAGAGAAGATTATATCGGCTGGGACGAATATTTCATGGGCATAGCTCTCCTTTCAGCCAAAAGAAGCAAGGATCCCAGTACTCAGGTAGGGGCTTGTATTGTAAACAAGGAAAAGAAGATTGTTGGAGTAGGCTACAACGGTTTCCCTAAGGGGTGTTCAGACGATAATTTCCCATGGGACAGAGAGGGTGAGTTTCTCGAAACAAAATACCCATTTGTAATGCATGCTGAGCAAAACGCAATATTAAACAGCATAAAAAAACTATCTGACTGCACAGTATATGTGGGACTTTTTCCATGTCATGAGTGTGCCAAATCCATAATACAGAGCGGGATAAAAGAGGTAGTTTTTCTCTCAGATAAATATGACGGAACAGATTCAAACAAGGCTTCTAAAATGATGTTTGATTCTAGCGGAGTAGTCTACAGAAAACTCAACTTATCAGAAATAAAGATTGAAATATCATTTAAAGAAGAAGATATTTAA
- the hcp gene encoding hydroxylamine reductase: MIDMLKKMFKKGENKEMEMFCFQCQEAAGGVGCSKVGVCGKQPSTSNFQDLLIFTAKGVANYSSQVRKAKVGESCGEEKPCNELNRYLINSLFMTITNANFDDEAVKAEIKKGLFLRDTIKTKLGEMGVELESKFENSLMTTWKYENDAQALEVASKVGVKSTENEDVRSLRELIIYGLKGMAAYAEHAMNLGKVNPEIFAFIEKALLATEDDSLTAEELTALTLETGKFGVAAMALLDEANTSKYGNPEITKVNIGAGKNPGILISGHDLRDMEDLLAQTEGTGVDVYTHSEMLPAHYYPAFKKYDHFVGNYGNAWWKQKEEFEAFNGPIVFTTNCIVPPRDGAKYADKVFTTNAAGFPGWDRLAVKSDGSKDFTNVIELAKKCAAPTEIETGEIIGGFAHNQVFALADKVVEAVKSGAIKKFFVMAGCDGRMKSRDYYTEFAEKLPKDTVILTAGCAKYRYNKLELGDIGGIPRVLDAGQCNDSYSLALIALKLKEVFELNDINELPIAYNIAWYEQKAVIVLLALLHLGVKNIHLGPTLPAFLSPNIVNVLVENFGIGGISSVDEDIKMFLGN; the protein is encoded by the coding sequence ATGATAGATATGCTTAAAAAAATGTTTAAAAAGGGGGAAAATAAAGAAATGGAAATGTTTTGTTTTCAATGTCAAGAAGCAGCAGGTGGGGTAGGATGTTCTAAGGTAGGAGTTTGCGGAAAACAGCCTTCAACTTCAAATTTTCAAGATCTTCTTATATTCACAGCTAAAGGTGTAGCAAACTACAGTTCACAAGTAAGAAAAGCCAAAGTCGGAGAAAGTTGCGGAGAAGAAAAGCCTTGCAACGAATTAAACAGATACCTTATAAACTCACTTTTCATGACTATCACAAATGCGAACTTTGATGATGAAGCTGTAAAAGCTGAGATCAAAAAAGGACTTTTTTTAAGAGATACTATCAAAACAAAATTAGGTGAAATGGGTGTAGAATTAGAGAGTAAATTCGAAAACAGCCTAATGACTACTTGGAAATATGAAAATGATGCACAGGCCCTTGAAGTTGCTTCTAAAGTAGGGGTAAAAAGTACTGAAAACGAAGACGTAAGATCTTTGAGAGAATTAATAATATATGGATTAAAAGGTATGGCTGCTTATGCTGAGCATGCTATGAACCTAGGTAAAGTAAATCCAGAGATATTCGCCTTCATTGAAAAAGCTCTTCTTGCAACTGAAGACGATTCACTTACTGCAGAGGAACTTACTGCACTCACTTTGGAGACAGGTAAATTCGGAGTGGCTGCTATGGCTCTTCTAGACGAGGCAAACACTTCTAAATATGGTAATCCTGAAATCACCAAGGTAAACATCGGAGCTGGAAAAAATCCTGGTATCCTTATATCTGGACATGACCTTAGAGATATGGAAGATCTTCTTGCTCAGACAGAAGGTACAGGAGTAGACGTATACACTCACTCCGAGATGCTACCTGCTCACTACTACCCTGCATTCAAAAAATATGATCATTTTGTAGGTAACTACGGTAATGCTTGGTGGAAACAAAAAGAAGAGTTCGAAGCTTTCAACGGCCCAATTGTATTTACAACAAACTGTATTGTTCCTCCAAGGGATGGGGCTAAATATGCAGACAAGGTGTTCACTACAAACGCTGCCGGGTTCCCTGGATGGGACAGATTAGCTGTAAAATCTGACGGAAGCAAAGACTTTACAAATGTTATCGAACTTGCTAAAAAATGCGCTGCTCCTACTGAGATTGAAACTGGAGAAATAATCGGTGGATTTGCACACAACCAAGTGTTTGCACTAGCTGATAAAGTAGTAGAAGCTGTAAAATCAGGAGCTATCAAAAAGTTCTTTGTAATGGCAGGATGCGACGGAAGAATGAAATCAAGAGATTACTATACTGAATTTGCTGAAAAACTTCCAAAAGATACTGTTATACTAACAGCTGGTTGTGCAAAATACAGATATAATAAGCTTGAGCTTGGAGATATCGGAGGAATACCTAGAGTCTTAGATGCAGGACAGTGTAACGACTCTTACTCTCTTGCACTTATAGCTCTTAAATTAAAAGAGGTATTTGAACTTAACGATATAAATGAATTACCTATCGCTTACAACATCGCATGGTATGAGCAGAAAGCTGTAATTGTACTATTAGCTCTTTTACACCTTGGAGTTAAAAATATCCACCTGGGACCTACATTACCTGCATTCCTTTCTCCGAACATTGTAAATGTTCTTGTTGAAAACTTTGGTATTGGCGGTATATCAAGTGTAGATGAAGACATAAAAATGTTCTTAGGAAATTAA
- a CDS encoding MATE family efflux transporter — MDKRRRLEEESIPKLLWEYSVPAVAGTLVYILYNIVDRIFISFGVGRLAIAGLSITLPLFTFILATGLLVGMGGGSLISISLGARKEEYAEKILGNSIALFLIIGVLFSIMGMAFLDEILSLFGATPNNIVYAKDYMSLIFFATPFQLMFIGMNHIIRGEGNPKTAMRMSLVGCGLNIVLDPLFIFVFGMGIKGAALATVISNVLVAFLQIRHFVGGMSRITFRVENLKLDFEVIKGIASIGVAPFIMQMSNSIVVIFINKNLNIYGGDIAIAAFGIVNSLSTLFFMPLVGIYQGSQPILGFNYGAGIYSRVRDTYKISLKTALAVSTTSFIMVMFMPNILITPFIKNDPELFRLTEGALRIFFSMVLFMGFHTIGGSYFQAVGRAKVTTVINMLRQFGIMLPMLYLLPKYFGLKGVWMAAPVTDLILALFTSYFVLSEFKRLKELPVTVKK, encoded by the coding sequence ATGGACAAAAGAAGAAGGCTAGAAGAGGAAAGCATCCCAAAACTTCTTTGGGAGTACTCAGTTCCAGCTGTGGCAGGAACCTTGGTCTACATATTATATAACATTGTGGATAGGATATTCATAAGTTTTGGAGTGGGACGTCTTGCCATAGCCGGACTCAGTATAACTCTGCCTCTGTTTACCTTTATTCTGGCCACAGGACTTCTTGTAGGGATGGGAGGAGGATCCCTTATCTCCATAAGTCTAGGGGCCAGGAAAGAAGAGTATGCAGAAAAAATACTAGGTAATTCTATAGCTCTCTTTTTAATAATAGGAGTCCTGTTTTCTATAATGGGTATGGCTTTTTTAGATGAGATACTCAGTTTATTTGGGGCCACTCCCAATAATATTGTTTATGCTAAGGACTATATGTCATTGATATTTTTTGCAACACCATTTCAGCTGATGTTTATAGGAATGAACCATATAATAAGAGGAGAGGGCAATCCTAAAACAGCAATGAGAATGAGTCTGGTGGGTTGCGGGTTAAATATAGTTTTGGACCCTCTGTTTATTTTTGTCTTCGGCATGGGGATAAAGGGGGCGGCTCTTGCTACGGTAATCTCAAATGTACTGGTGGCCTTTTTACAGATTCGACATTTTGTAGGGGGGATGAGCAGGATAACCTTTAGGGTTGAAAATCTGAAATTAGACTTTGAGGTTATAAAGGGGATTGCCAGTATAGGGGTGGCACCCTTTATAATGCAGATGTCAAATTCCATAGTGGTTATTTTTATAAATAAAAATCTGAATATTTATGGAGGAGACATAGCCATCGCTGCCTTCGGTATAGTAAACAGCCTAAGCACCCTCTTCTTCATGCCACTTGTGGGAATATATCAGGGAAGTCAGCCTATACTCGGATTCAATTATGGGGCGGGGATATACAGCAGGGTAAGAGATACCTACAAAATCTCTCTGAAAACTGCCCTGGCAGTATCTACAACTAGTTTTATAATGGTCATGTTTATGCCAAATATACTAATAACTCCCTTTATAAAGAATGATCCGGAACTTTTCAGACTAACAGAGGGTGCTCTCAGGATATTTTTCAGCATGGTACTTTTTATGGGGTTTCATACTATAGGGGGAAGTTATTTTCAGGCAGTTGGAAGGGCAAAGGTCACAACAGTTATAAACATGTTAAGACAGTTTGGGATAATGCTTCCCATGCTGTATCTTTTACCAAAATATTTTGGACTGAAAGGAGTGTGGATGGCAGCTCCTGTAACCGATCTTATTTTAGCCCTATTCACCTCTTATTTTGTTCTGTCAGAATTCAAGAGGCTGAAAGAGTTGCCTGTTACCGTAAAAAAATAG
- a CDS encoding MATE family efflux transporter, with amino-acid sequence MKNKLETGDIKKLLIEFAIPSIIGSTIVMLYTIIDRIFIGQRLGAKALAGVTLTFPFAQLSVAAAILIGMGSSVLISLKLGAQKNDEAEEILGTQFLLFLLMCTFIVVIEEVFLIKFLNISGATKETMEYAVSYARIFIPVIYFQAFTYGLNGVVRAQGLPKLAMKVSAVGAVTNIILDYIFLYPLNMGAFGAGLATLLATAFSSCFNLYFFIYGKSKIKLQMKNLKIRKDYMLSILKLGASPSLIQLSNSLVTGMYNNQLKNFGGSPAIAAFGVMSTILSLVIMINIGLSQGMQPIVGFNLGAKNYSRVIKTFKLTFYAGFMISTVLLIIIGLFPDIIVRMFVNDPETIQVGKAALRLGLCVIPLTTGSIIISNFYQAIGDAKLSIIFSIIRKIIIIIPAIIFLPYVWGINGIWLSRPFSDTASFMIMGVFVMKTLKEMKASSVEKNII; translated from the coding sequence ATGAAAAACAAACTTGAAACCGGGGATATAAAAAAACTCCTTATAGAGTTTGCCATTCCCTCTATAATAGGTTCTACCATAGTCATGCTCTACACCATCATCGACCGTATTTTTATCGGTCAGAGGCTAGGAGCAAAGGCTCTAGCAGGAGTCACCCTCACCTTCCCCTTTGCACAGCTTTCAGTGGCTGCGGCCATACTAATAGGTATGGGATCTAGTGTTCTTATCTCTCTCAAGCTAGGGGCTCAGAAAAACGACGAGGCAGAGGAGATACTAGGAACTCAGTTTCTGCTGTTTCTCTTGATGTGCACCTTCATCGTGGTAATAGAAGAAGTTTTTCTGATAAAATTCCTGAATATCAGCGGGGCTACAAAAGAGACCATGGAGTACGCCGTAAGTTACGCCCGTATTTTCATACCGGTTATATACTTTCAGGCTTTTACATATGGACTGAACGGAGTTGTTCGGGCTCAGGGACTGCCCAAACTGGCCATGAAAGTCTCTGCTGTCGGAGCTGTGACAAATATAATCTTAGACTATATCTTTTTATACCCTCTCAATATGGGAGCCTTTGGAGCCGGACTGGCGACACTTCTGGCTACGGCATTCTCCTCCTGTTTCAACCTTTACTTTTTCATATACGGAAAAAGCAAGATAAAGCTTCAAATGAAAAATCTTAAAATCAGAAAAGATTATATGCTCAGTATATTGAAACTCGGAGCATCTCCATCTCTTATCCAGCTGTCAAACAGCCTGGTTACAGGGATGTACAACAATCAGCTAAAAAATTTTGGAGGATCTCCAGCTATTGCAGCCTTCGGGGTGATGTCAACAATACTTTCCCTTGTGATAATGATCAATATCGGTCTTTCACAGGGTATGCAGCCCATCGTTGGATTCAATCTAGGAGCAAAAAATTATTCCAGAGTTATAAAAACTTTCAAACTTACCTTTTATGCAGGATTTATGATTTCCACGGTCTTACTCATCATAATAGGACTATTCCCTGATATCATAGTAAGAATGTTTGTAAACGACCCTGAAACTATCCAGGTGGGAAAGGCGGCTCTGAGGCTGGGACTATGTGTTATCCCTCTTACTACAGGAAGTATTATTATCTCCAATTTCTATCAGGCTATAGGGGATGCAAAACTATCTATAATCTTCAGTATCATTAGAAAAATTATAATTATAATTCCTGCCATTATTTTTCTTCCCTATGTTTGGGGAATAAACGGCATATGGCTGAGCAGACCTTTTTCAGATACAGCCTCCTTTATGATAATGGGAGTCTTTGTGATGAAAACCCTAAAGGAGATGAAAGCCTCCTCTGTGGAAAAAAATATCATTTAA